GTGTGCTGGCGTTCGCGCTGGGTTTCGGCCCGGCGATGGTGTCGTACCGCAAAGGCATGGGCTGGACGCGCGGCACAAGCGAACCGAGATATCTCTCGCTCTTGTCGCGAGGCGAGGCTGGGGGAATCTCATCGACCGAGTATCGCCTCAATACGCTGCCGCTCGGTGGCTATGTGAAGATGCTCGGACAGGAAGACCTCGACCCCGGCGCAGTAAGCGGCGAGCCTGACAGTTACCAATCCGCCAAGCCCTGGAAGCGCATGGTCGTGATCTCGGCGGGTGTGGTGATGAATCTCATCACCGCTGCCATTCTGTTTGTCGTTGTGTTCATGGTTGGGCTGAAGGTTGAGCCACCCAAGATCGGGCAGGTCGAGCCCAACTCCCCCGCTGCTCAAGCCGTTGCGATCAACGCATCGGAAATCGGCATCGTTCAGCCGGGGCTGCAACCGGGCGATGTCGTGATCGAGATCAATGGCCGGCAACCCAAGTCGTATTCGGATCTGTTGGTCGAAGTGGCCATGACCGCGCGGAACGAGCCTGCTCGCCTGTCGATTGCGAGACCCGGCATCGCATCGCCCCTGACATTCGAGATCAAGCCCGAAGCCAGCCGCCTCGATCGACTGCTCTCGATCGGTGTTTCGCCGGCGATGTCGAGCACGCTTCGCTCGTGGCGCGGCGAGGATGCCGAACGCGCGATCGAATCGATCGGGCTTGCAGGCGTCAAGCCGGGCATGCGTCTGATCAGCGTCGCAGGCCAAACCGACATTGCGGGCTATCACGACTTGCTTGCTGCGTGCGCCGCTTCGGGTGGCGAGCCGGTGCGAGTCACTTTTGCCAATGATGCGGAGACTGTCGAGATCGAGCTTACGCCAGCGTCGCAACTGCAGACCGCATTCGTGCCCGGCAGCGAGAAAGACGCTGTTTCGGTGATCGAGCACATCCTCGGGCTGACGCCTGTCATCGCAGTTGCACCGGGCGAAGACAGCGTGACATCGGCTGCACACGAAGCCGGGCTGAGGCCTGGCGACATCTTCGCCCGCATCGGCAGTGTGGAATTCCCGAGCATCGCAACGGGCATTCGCGAAGTGCGCCTCCATCGCAACAAGATGATTGATGTGGTGGTGCTCCGCGACGTCAATGGCGTGATGACAAGCCTTCCTCTGACCACAAAGGTCACATCGGAAGGACGCATCGGGTTCAACGCCTCCGACACGCGCGCAATGAATACGCTTTTGTCGCTCCCACCCACTCAGATGCGAGAGCCAAACGCGACTGACTGGTCTCCATCGCCCGCGTCGAGCGCCATTCTCACCAGTGGACAGCGCATTGTTGAGGTGAATGGCACGAAGGTCTCGAACTTTTCCGAGTTGCGCTCGGCCCTGCAAGACGCGACGCGCGAGGCTGCCTCAACCGAATCGAGCGCCACCGTCCGCCTGACGCTCGAGTGGTTCGCGCTCGCGGGAGATCGACCTCGAGTCGAACGTGAGTGGGCCATTGCCGCGGCCGACGTTGCGGAGTTGCATGCTCTAACCTGGGTTCCGCCGTTTCGCGCCGAACTCTTTGAGCCTGAGCAGGTGCTCCTGCAAGCAGCGACTCCTCTCGAAGCGGTCCGCACGGGCCTGAGCGAAACCCGGCGCGTACTCATCTCGACGTACATTACGTTCGCACGTCTGTTTCAGCAGACGGTCAAGATTGAACACATCAAGGGCCCGGTCGGCATCGCGCACATGGGCACGATCATTGCCGAACGCGGGTTCATCTGGATCCTGTTCTTCATGGCGATCATCAGCGTCAATCTGGCGGTCATCAACTTTCTGCCGCTGCCGATCGTCGATGGCGGGCAGTTTCTGATGATCGTCTACGAGCAGATTCGCGGCAAGCCCGTTCCCATCGTCTTCCAGAATGTCGTCACCATGGCGGGGTTGATCCTCATCGTTTCACTGTTTCTCGTCGTCACGTTCAACGACGTCAAAAATCTCTTTGGCCTCTGAGGCGGGCGGTCCATGGGCCACATCGCCCAGCCCCACGGACCGACTGCAGATGCGCTCAGGAGTCGTGCGCATGCAGTGTCTGGCGGCGTGCTGTGACGCCGTAATGCCGTTGTGGCTTGGGAGTTTTCGGTGCCGCGCTCGATCGGTTGCTCTACAATCCCCTTATGAGCGTTGCTCCGCGAAAGCCCGTGATAACCGCCCCTGATGAGTCTGTCGCAAAGACAGCGCGCTGCGAATCGTCGAACCCTCCGGCGTCGCACGTGTGGGACTATGCGCCAGCTCCGGAATCGCTCAAGGTTACGATCCTTCCGCGTTACGGCCACTTCATAGATGGTGTATTCGTCGAACCCAATACCGGAGTGGACACCGGCCGGCCCACGCATTTCGCCACGATCAATCCCGCGACCGAAGCGGTGCTGAGTGAAATCGCGCACGGTTCGGCTGCCGATGTCGATGCGGCGGTGGTGGCGGCACGCGATGCTCTGCCGGCCTGGGCTGCCCTGCCGGCGCTCGAGCGCGGAAAGTTTCTGTATCGCATCGCCCGACGGATCCAGGAGCGCAGCCGCGAACTCGCGGTGCTTGAAACAATGGATGGCGGCAAGCCCATCAAGGAAAGTCGCGATGTTGACGTGCCCCTGGCAGCGGCTCACTTTTTCTACCACGCAGGCTGGGCCGACAAACTGGCGTATGCGTTTCCCGGTCGCGGCAAACCCGGGCCTGTCGATGTATGCGGGCAGATCATCCCGTGGAACTTTCCGCTGCTGATGGCTGCGTGGAAGATCGCCCCGGCACTTGCGTGCGGAAATACGGTCGTCCTCAAGCCCGCTGAAACGACATCGCTCACGGCACTTCGCCTTGCGGAAATCTTCGCTGAAGTCGGATTGCCCCGAGGCGTGGTCAACATCGTCACCGGCGACGGCCGCACCGGGGCTGCACTCGTCGAACATCCTGGCGTCGATAAGATCGCCTTCACAGGTTCGACCGAAGTCGGCAAGCGCATCGCGGCGGCAACGGCTGCGAGCGAAAAGAAACTCACGCTCGAACTCGGCGGCAAAAGCCCGCACATCATCTTCGAAGATGCAAGCCTCGATCAGGCAGTCGAAGGCATTATTCAAGGCATTTTCTTCAACCAGGGGCATGTGTGCTGTGCGGGCAGCCGATTGTTCGTGCAGGAATCAGTACTCGATGAAGTCGTGCAGAAGTTGACGCTGCGTCTGCGGACATTGCGCGTGGGCGACCCGCTCGACAAAAACACCGACCTTGGCGCCATCAACTCTGGCGAGCAGTTATCGCGGATCGAGCGGTACCTGTCACAGGGAGTGGACGAGGGGGCTGGGCTTTGCGTCGGGGGCGTGAGTGCGATTGCTGGCTGGGATGGAGACACGCCGATTCGTCCTAAGGGCGTCAAAGGATTCTGGTGCCGCCCGTGCCTGCTGACGAGTGTGCAGCCGAGTCATGTAGTCGCCAGAGAAGAAATTTTCGGGCCCGTATTAGCGGTGATGAGTTTCCGCACACCCGAAGAGGCAATCGCACGCGCAAACAACACGCGTTATGGTCTAGCCGCTGGCGTATGGACCGACAAGGGCTCGAAGATCTTTGAACTTGCCGCAAAGTTGCAGGCGGGCGTGATTTGGCTGAACACCTACAACCGATTCGATCCGTCGAGCCCGTTCGGGGGCTACAAGGAATCGGGATTTGGACGCGAGGGCGGAATGCATGGGCTTCGCGGTTATGTGAAGTTCTAGTCGAATTGCACCTTTGCGGACTGAAAGGAGTATCGATGGGCGATCAGGCACAGGACGGATTCAACCCGGCATCGATTGTCCCTGCGGGAGCAAACTTTGAACTGCGCGCGATCACCGAGGCCGACAAGCCCTGGATCGAACGCACGTTGATCCGGTACTGGGCGTCGACGTCAATCTATTCGCGTGGCAAAGTCACCGACGCCTCGACGCTCTCCGGCTTCGGCGCGTTTCGCGACGAAGAACCGATTGGTCTGGTCACCTATCTCATCGATGGCGACTCGTGCGAGATTGTGACGCACAACAGCATGGCTGGCTCGGGCGGAATCGGGACATGCCTGCTGGCTGCAGTTCGGCAGGAAGCTCGAGATCGCGGATGCCGACGCCTGTGGCTTGCGACCACCAACGACAATATCCCGGCGCTCAAGTTCTATCAAAGACGAGACTTCGATCTGGTCGCGCTGTATCACAACGTGATGACTGATGCTCGCAAACTCAAGCCGGAGATTCCTGACGTGGGCTTGTTCGATATTCCGCTTCGACATGAGCTTGAACTGGAGTTTCTGTTGTAGGCACGAAGCGAAAGAGGCACAGCGCGATGAGCGAACGGATTGAAGTTCTCAAGACATACAAGTTGTTCATTGGAGGCAAACTCCCTCGAAGCGAATCGGGCCGCACGCTCGCAGTCCGTGGGGAAACGGGCCAGATCCTGGCGCATGTGTCGCAGGCAAGCCGCAAGGACCTTCGCGATGCTGTAACCGCAGCCCGGGCTGCTGGTCAGGGATGGCGTGCAGCAACCGCGTATCTGCGCGGGCAGATCGTCTACCGCATGGCGGAAATGATGGAAGGCAAGCGCGAGGAATTGGCCCGGGCTTTGATCGAGGTCCGCCCTGGCCGAACCAAGATCGACGCTAGCAGCGAAGTCGATGCAGCGATCGATCGTGTCGTGAGTCTGGCCGGGTGGGCTGACAAGTTTGCGCAGGTGATGGGGTGTGCCAATCCGGTTGCCGGGCCATATCACAACTTCACGGTGCCCGAACCGGTCGGCGTCGTGGGCGTTATCGTAGAGCATGAACAACCGCTCGTCGCGCTCGTGACACTCATCGCAGCCGCGATGTGCACTGGCAATGCCGTTGTCGCGATTGCCGATGAAGCAAACCCTATCGCGGCGTGCATTCTGGGTGAAGTGTGTGCGACCAGTGATGTCCCGGGCGGCGTTGTCAATATCCTGACAGGCCTGCACTCAGAACTGCTGCCGCAGATGGCCGAGCATGGCGGACTGGATGCGGTGGTCGGGCTGGGGATTGGAACCGAAGGCCGGGCACGCCTTCGAGCGGGCATCGCAGGTAACCTCAAGCGCGTCCACTTCGTCGATGTCGCGTCTGTCGCACACGAAGACTCGGCGGGGCCTGTGGTGCTCGAACCATTCGTCGAGTTCAAGACAATGTGGCACCCGGCCGGAAGTTGACCTCCCCGCTTTCCATCATGCACTGAGCGCCAGCACGGGCTTGAGTGGCTCGCGACGTGGCGCATCTGGCGCGGGTCCGGGCTGCGCTTCTTCATGCCAGACCCATTCGACGTGGACATTGAAAAGCCCGAGCAGTGCTGCCAGATGTCGCTCGATCGTCTCGCGCGCCTGATTGGTGTACTTATCTTCGTGCAGATCGTACAGCCGCGATGCCTGCTGCTGTGCGTCGCGCATCAGTTGAGCCTGACGGTCCGCATTCATTGAAATCACTTCGAGCAAGCCAAGCATGCGACCCTGCTGAATGTCGTACGGGGTGACATCGACCAGCCGGAGCGAACCTTCGATCGGAGGCAAGTGCACGCGATAACGATCGGGCGCGAGTTGCACGACATCGGCTCCGCGCACAGCTGCAAGATCGACGCTGTACTGCTTCTCGAAATGGAAGATCATGGCAAGTTTTGCCTGACTCAGCAGAATCGGAGGACACCACGACCACCCCGATCGGGCAGTCGCAATCTCCTTGGCGAAGACTTCAAGCCCGACGAGTTTGCCAACCGAGCGCACACGTTCAGCGATCGTGCGAGTCTCCGTGCTTGTGCGCGCTCTGCGCCCGACGAACAAACGCAGCACAAGCCACGCGCATAGAACGCCAACAGCAAATGTTCCGAAAAGGACCAGAGCGACGAAGAGCGTCGTGAGCAGCATGAAAGGTTGTTGGGAGAGAGGCCAGTTGCGTTTCTCACCGGCACTCAGCGCTTGGCAGCGTCGGCTTGCGTCTTTGTGCGCTCAAAAGCGGTGATCAGCAAATGTCCGCTAACTGAAAGCAGGGCAATAGAAATGATGCCGATCACGAAAAGCGCTGACATGCGAACAATTTCCGCACCGCCTTCTCGCGTGTCGAGCAGGAATCCGAGTTTGCGGAACCAAAACGCCACACCGAGCATGAACACCGGAAGTCCGAACGCGAGGCCCAACGCGATTCTCTTGAACTCGGCAGGCCTGCGGAGCAGAACCGCCAAAGCACCGAGACCGGCGATCAAGACCCCGAGCACCACCCGAATCAGGACCACAGGCAAGACAAACTTTCCCAGCGAGGTTGTGGCAAGATTGGTTGAAAAATCGAGCGAGCCAAGAACGCTTGCTCCGAGAATGCAGCCCCCGATCGAAGCAGCGGCGATTCCGAATCCACGGTCGAATCGCCCGGTGCTGGAGATCAGACCGACGATTCCAGCCAGGAGAAGAACGAGTTCGAAACTGAGTCCCCCCCAGATCGGGGTTCCGATCGCAAACAGCGCGACTCCAAGGCCTGCGAGGGCGGTCAGGGTCATCACCGCACTGGCAAGTGCTACGAGTACTCGGATGAATTGAGGAGTCGGAGGCATGATGGGTCGCTCAGGTTATCGGCGAGATCGACTGTTTACGTTAGGAGGCGACATGGGGTTCGTGCACGACCGGGTGAAACGCTATCGGACGTATGCAACGCGCAAGAACGCGCGCGACCGACCGGTCGAAGTGGTCATGGGTGCGCAGGGAAGACCCAAGCCGAACCGTCACAAGAGATTGGCCGATGAAGGAGTTACGCGATGGCGCATCGGTTGGGTGTTTAACCTTCAGACCTGGCTCGTTTTTGCGCGGCACGCTGTTTGTGGTTGAATCAGAGCAGGGAGGCTCCACGGCATGAGCGGTATCACATCCGGCATCGGCCTGTTCAGCGGCATCGATACACAGAGTCTGATCGAGCAGTTGCTCTCGGTTGCGGCGCGGCCTCGGGCGCTTGCCGAGCAGCGACTTGTACAGTTGCAGGTTCGGCAATCGGCGTTTCTTGCGATCAACTCTTCGCTCGGTGCGCTCAAGACCGCGGCTTCGACGTTTCGATCGAGCTCGATCTTCGACACCAAGGGCGTGTCAGTATCGGACCCGACGATTCTGACCGCGTCGGCGGACAAGAACGCAGTGCCCGGAAGCTACAACTTTCTGGTCGATCGTCTCGTCTCGACACAGCAGTTGCTCTCGCGCGGATTCGCGGATCTGAATACATCGGGCCTCAACGCAGGGTCGTGGTCGTTCGAGTCGAGCGAGGCCAGGCTTGATCGCGATGTGGCGCTTGCCGCACTCAATGGCGGTGCTGGCGTCAGTCGCGGGAAGATCGTAGTCCGCGACAGCAATGGCGATTCGGCAACGGTCGATCTGTCGCGTGCAGGAACGGTCAATGAAGTGCTCGATGCGATCAACGGCGCAAGCGGCATCAATGTGACCGCGAACGTGCGCGACGGACGGTTCGTGATTGACGGCGCAGTTTCGGTGACCAGTTCGCCGGGGTTTACGACGGCGGCATCGCTCGGGCTCAACTCGGGCACAGCGACGATGGAAGGCAGCACGCTGGTCGGCGGATCGGTCTACGCCATGGGCGTGAACACAGCGCTGAGCGCGCTCAACGACGGCAATGGCGTGAACTTCGGCGTGGATGTCGGCGAATCGCGCTACGACTTCATCATCAATGTCGATATGGACGGAGCAGGAGGCGATGGACCGATCGCGGTGCGTGTCAACATCGGCTCGATCTGGGAAATGACCGACGACGGGCTCAAGGAATCTGCGACGCGCGTAACAACGGTCGGGGGCGTGGTGGATCGCATCAACGCGGCGCTCGAGGCTGCGACGGGAGTCACGGGCGTCTCGGCGTCGATCGATCCGGCCAATGGGCGCATCGTCATTGGCGCGGGTGCTGGAGTCGATATCACGGTCGAAGAAAAAACAACCGGAGCGTCGGGTCAGGCGTCCACAGCACGCGACCTTGGATTGCTCGGTTCGGGAACCGGCGGCGTCAATGGCCAGCGTGTGCTAGCGGGCATGAACACGACGCTTCTGCGCAACCTCAATGGAGGCACAGGCCTCGGCGGGGACGAACTCGACTTCACGCTGCGTTCGGGTGCATCGCTCTCGATCAGCGGGCTCTCGGCAGCGACAACGGTTTCGGAGCTGATGAATCTCATCAACAATGACACGACCAATGCCGGACGCATTGTGGCTTCGCTCAACTCGAACGGAACCGGTCTGACACTGACGGATACCACCGGCGGCAGCGGCAACCTGATCATCGGCGGCTCGGCGGCCGAGAGTCTTGGGGTCGAGACGGATGTCGCGGGCGTGGCTGCGAGTTCTGTGCGCGGTGCGAATCTGCAGCATCGGTACATGAGCGAATCGACGCTGCTGACTTCGCTCAATGGCGGCAAGGGCATCGGCACCGGCAAGTTCCGCATCACTGACGCTTCAGGGAGCATCGCGGAAATCAACATTGATTCGGGCGCCTTCACGCTCGGGCATGTGATCAAGCGCATCAACGATGCCGGTATCGGAGTCAAGGCTCGCATCAATGAAACCGGCGACGGAATCATGATCGAAGAGAAGGTTGCCGATGGCGCGGCACACGGAGCGGTCAAGATCAAGATCGAGGATGTGAGCGGGTCTATCGCCAGAAATCTGCGCCTTGCGGGCGAGGCCAAGGACACAGGGAGCGACAACCTGATCAATGGCTCGTTCGAGACGACCATCGAGTTCGATGCGACTGCAACGCTGAGTGATATCGTCAAGAAAATCAACGATTCGGGCGCGGGTGTGCGGGCGAGTGTCATCAGCGACGGAACAGGCGTAAACCCATACCGCCTGAGCCTGTCGTCGACGCAGAGCGGCACGACGGGCCGATTCATCCTTGATTCGGGTGCATTTGATCTGGGGCTCGACACACTCGACAAGGGCGAAGACGCGCGAGTGTTCTTTGGTTCGAGCGATCCGGCCAAGGGAGTGCTACTGACAAGCAGCACGAACGCTCTCGACGGCGTGGTAACGGGCGTGACGATCAACCTCAAGAGCGCGTCGGAAACGCCCGTCACGATCAACGTGACCCAGGACACCGATGCGATCGAGTCGCGTGTGACGCAGATGGTTGATGCGTTCAACACGGTGATCTCGCGTATCGCCACACAGACACGCTATGTGCAGGAGACCAGGGAGCGCGGGCCTCTGCTGGGCGATGGCACGGCCATTTCGCTGCGCAATGCTCTGTTTAATGAAATACTCGGCAAAAATCGAGGCTTCGGTGGAACCTTCGATGACCTGACAGATGTGGGCATCTCGGTCGGGAGCGGGGGCAAACTTCAGTTTGACAAGGCGACCTTCCGAGCGGCGATGGAGCAGGATGCGGCGGCTGTCAAGGATCTGTTCACACGCCGCGTCATCGAAGCCGACGGCAACTCGATCGACCTGGGTGATGGCATTACGGGGCGAGATCCGGACGCTGCGCCGATATATTCGGAACTTGGCGTCATCCCCCGGATCGAGCAGTTCATCGATACATACATCAGCTCGATCGATGGCGTGCTGACGCGCAAAAACACGTCGCTCAACTCGCAGATTGCGCTTCAGCGAGGCCGCATCACGAGTATCAACAAGGGCTTGGAAAGCAAGCGGCAGATTCTGCTCAGGCAGTTTATAGCGATGGAGCAGGCGATCGGACAGTTACAGAGCCAGCAAGGGTCACTGGGCGCGATTCAGCGGATCGGCTGATGGAAGTCAAGACCGAGCCGTTGTAGGACGATAGTCAAGGCGATGGAGAACAGTGCACAGGTTTATCTGAGGACTCGGGTCATGTCGGCGGCGCCGGAGGAACTTCGGCTGATGCTGCTCGATGGCGCGATGAAATTCACGCTGCAAGCGATCGAAGGTCTCAAGCAGAAGAACTTCGAGATGTCGTTCAACGGGTTTTCGCAGGGGCGCGCGATTGTGCTCGAACTGGCGACGGGCATCAAGGAGGATGCCGACCCGGAACTGGCCGAGCGCGTGCGGTCAATCTTCCTGTTCATCTATCGCGAGCTCATGGACGCGAGTTTTGCCAAGGATGCTGCCAAAGCGGAAAAAGCACTGGAACTGCTGACCTATGAGCGTGAGACGTGGGTGCTGGCGATGCAGCGTGCAGCGGCCGAGCGTGGGCAAAGCGTGCCAGGACGTTCGGCGGAACACAATGCGGGGCGTGCCGATGTGGGGAGCGCTGTGAACAAGACTCCAACCCCGGCTCGCAGTTTCAGCGCTCAGGGCTAGCAACCAGGTTGCATTGAGCAGGGTTGCATCGAGATCAACCAAGCGTAACGGTCAGGTCGGCTGCCAGGGCATCGAAGGCGAGCGATGGCTGAACGTTTGAAGCAAGTTCGCGCTCGGTCTGCTCGATGCGCATGATGGCCATGGAAGCCCAATCAGCGGTTGCCGCATCTCGCAGTTGAGGCCTGATGCGCTGGCTGAGGATGCTCAGCACGTTGCGTGCGGCGACACGATTCGCGGCTTCTTTGCTGCGGTTGGGGCGGGCATCGGCCCATGCGGTGGCGTAGTTTTGAATTAGTTGATTGGCGATCGGTCCGAGGTTGAAGATCGAGCCGCCGGGCTTGAGTTCACGCAGGATCGGCGCGAGCGTCTGATGCCATTGATACATGCCGCTGTCGAGGGCTTCGACAAGTCGGCCGGGCGAACCCTGTGCAAAATCGAGCATCCATGCGTGGCCTTCGGCGGGCACTTGCAGGTTCTGGCGACGGATGCACTCTTTCATCTCGGCATCGGTCAACGCGCGAAAGCCGACACGCTGCGAGCGACTTCGGACGGTTGGGAGCAGGCGGTCCTCGCTTGTTGTGAGCAGAATGATGACTGTGCCCACGGGCGGTTCTTCGAGCGTCTTGAGCAGCGCGTTCTGAACCGGTGCGTTCGAGAGACTGCGATCGAGCAGTTCGGCCTCGTCGACGATGAAGACTTTGGACGCAAGGGCGCTGCTTGCGATCATCGCGGCCCGATGCGCCGGTTCGAGCAGGGAGTCCCGAATGACATCGATCGGAAAGGACGCGAGTTTGCGGCTGCGGACGTTGGCGTCGTGGTGGTACTGCGCCAGTTCCTTGCGGATGATGTGCAGATCGGGGTGCGCCCCGGCAGCCAGTCGCTGCTGCGTCGGACTGTCCGGATCCGGCTCGATGACGCCCGAGAGCGTCGGAGCGGTGGAATCGTCCATCAAGGCTGCGGCAAAGGCGAGTGCGGTGGTGAACTTTCCGACTCCTCGCGGGCCATGAAAGATCCACGCGTGATGAATGTTCCCAGAAGCGAGGACTGATTGAAGCAGATCGACAGCCTGAGTCTGCCCGATGATGTCGTCCCATCGCGGAATGGGCGGCAGGCGGAGTTCAGGGGGAATAGCAGCAGGTTCGTCGAATGCTTTGCGGGCCACGATTGAGGGTAGGAGGAGTGCGGCTGATGCGTCACAGCGTCGGTCTCAGACCCCGCGGAGCTTGTTGAGACCATTGAGCGCGGCGACCTTGTAGCACTCGGCCAGAGTCGGGTAGTTGAAGACTGCGTTGACGAAGTACTCGACGGTGGCGTTGAAGGCGATGGCCGCCTGACCGATATGAATGAGTTCGGTCGCGCCGGTACCGATGGCGTGGACGCCGAGAATCTGATGAGTTTCCTGATGGATGAGCATCTTGAGCATGCCGGTGAGGTCGCCCAGCAACTGCCCGCGTGCGATCTCGGAGTATTGGGCGATGCCGGACTCATACGGAATCCCCTCGGCTGTGAGACGTTCTTCGGTCCAGCCGACCATCGAGATCTCGGGAATCGCGTACACGCCGTACGGGATCTGCTCCGGGACGTTGGTGCAGGCGGTATGGAACATGTGGCACGCGGCGATGCGTCCCTGCTCCATCGAGGTCGAGGCCAGCGCGGGGAAACCGATCACATCGCCGCACGCATAGATGTGCGGCACCGCGGTCTGGAGATGTTCATTGACGGCCAGGCGACCGCGAGAATCCGACGAGAGACCGATTTTCTCGAGGTCAAGCCCATCGGTTGCCCCCTGCCTCCCGACGCAATACAGGAGACAATCGGCGCGGAGCACCTTGTCGCTTTCGAGCACGGCCTCGACCAGACGGTTGTTGACCGACCGCGCGCCCGATTGCGGCGCGACAGTGCCGATCGACACGACTTTTTCACCCAGGCGCAGCGTCATGCCGCTGCGTCGCAGGTGATATTGCAGGGCTTCGGAGATCTCGGCGTCCACAAAATCAAGCAGGCGATTGCGCCCTTCAACGAGCGTGACCTTGACCCCAAGCGCCGCGAGCATCGAGGCGTACTCCGTCCCGATCACTCCCCCACCGACGACCAGCAGCGAGTGCGGAAGGAACGGGAGCGAGAGCAGTTCATCGGACGTGATGATGTTGGCGCCGTCAAACTCGATATCGTCCGGTTTGGCGGGATGCGAACCGACGGCGATGATGAAATGGTCGGCCTCGATGCGCGCGATGCCCGACTCGCTGACCGCTTCGATGACATGCGGCTCGACGAAGCGTGCGCTGCCGTGAAACAGGTTGATCCCGTTCGAGCGAAAGTGCCGTTCGATCATCTCGACTTCGGTCAGGATGACCTTGCGGCACGAGGCGATGAGTTCGGTAAACGAGCGGTTGCGTGCGGCGGCGAAGTCGCGTTCGAGCGGGGTGGCCGAGGCGTGTCCGATCATGTGCAGGATTGCCTCGCGCAGGGCTTTGGAAGGGATGGTGCCCGTGTTGACCGTGACGCCGCCGACGACTTCGCGTTTTTCGATGACGCAGACGGACTTTCCGAGTTTGGAGGCCTGAATGGCGCCCTTCTGCCCGGCCGGGC
This is a stretch of genomic DNA from Phycisphaeraceae bacterium. It encodes these proteins:
- the fliD gene encoding flagellar filament capping protein FliD, producing the protein MSGITSGIGLFSGIDTQSLIEQLLSVAARPRALAEQRLVQLQVRQSAFLAINSSLGALKTAASTFRSSSIFDTKGVSVSDPTILTASADKNAVPGSYNFLVDRLVSTQQLLSRGFADLNTSGLNAGSWSFESSEARLDRDVALAALNGGAGVSRGKIVVRDSNGDSATVDLSRAGTVNEVLDAINGASGINVTANVRDGRFVIDGAVSVTSSPGFTTAASLGLNSGTATMEGSTLVGGSVYAMGVNTALSALNDGNGVNFGVDVGESRYDFIINVDMDGAGGDGPIAVRVNIGSIWEMTDDGLKESATRVTTVGGVVDRINAALEAATGVTGVSASIDPANGRIVIGAGAGVDITVEEKTTGASGQASTARDLGLLGSGTGGVNGQRVLAGMNTTLLRNLNGGTGLGGDELDFTLRSGASLSISGLSAATTVSELMNLINNDTTNAGRIVASLNSNGTGLTLTDTTGGSGNLIIGGSAAESLGVETDVAGVAASSVRGANLQHRYMSESTLLTSLNGGKGIGTGKFRITDASGSIAEINIDSGAFTLGHVIKRINDAGIGVKARINETGDGIMIEEKVADGAAHGAVKIKIEDVSGSIARNLRLAGEAKDTGSDNLINGSFETTIEFDATATLSDIVKKINDSGAGVRASVISDGTGVNPYRLSLSSTQSGTTGRFILDSGAFDLGLDTLDKGEDARVFFGSSDPAKGVLLTSSTNALDGVVTGVTINLKSASETPVTINVTQDTDAIESRVTQMVDAFNTVISRIATQTRYVQETRERGPLLGDGTAISLRNALFNEILGKNRGFGGTFDDLTDVGISVGSGGKLQFDKATFRAAMEQDAAAVKDLFTRRVIEADGNSIDLGDGITGRDPDAAPIYSELGVIPRIEQFIDTYISSIDGVLTRKNTSLNSQIALQRGRITSINKGLESKRQILLRQFIAMEQAIGQLQSQQGSLGAIQRIG
- a CDS encoding flagellar protein FliS; the protein is MSAAPEELRLMLLDGAMKFTLQAIEGLKQKNFEMSFNGFSQGRAIVLELATGIKEDADPELAERVRSIFLFIYRELMDASFAKDAAKAEKALELLTYERETWVLAMQRAAAERGQSVPGRSAEHNAGRADVGSAVNKTPTPARSFSAQG
- a CDS encoding AAA family ATPase: MARKAFDEPAAIPPELRLPPIPRWDDIIGQTQAVDLLQSVLASGNIHHAWIFHGPRGVGKFTTALAFAAALMDDSTAPTLSGVIEPDPDSPTQQRLAAGAHPDLHIIRKELAQYHHDANVRSRKLASFPIDVIRDSLLEPAHRAAMIASSALASKVFIVDEAELLDRSLSNAPVQNALLKTLEEPPVGTVIILLTTSEDRLLPTVRSRSQRVGFRALTDAEMKECIRRQNLQVPAEGHAWMLDFAQGSPGRLVEALDSGMYQWHQTLAPILRELKPGGSIFNLGPIANQLIQNYATAWADARPNRSKEAANRVAARNVLSILSQRIRPQLRDAATADWASMAIMRIEQTERELASNVQPSLAFDALAADLTVTLG
- the sthA gene encoding Si-specific NAD(P)(+) transhydrogenase gives rise to the protein MRYDLCVIGSGPAGQKGAIQASKLGKSVCVIEKREVVGGVTVNTGTIPSKALREAILHMIGHASATPLERDFAAARNRSFTELIASCRKVILTEVEMIERHFRSNGINLFHGSARFVEPHVIEAVSESGIARIEADHFIIAVGSHPAKPDDIEFDGANIITSDELLSLPFLPHSLLVVGGGVIGTEYASMLAALGVKVTLVEGRNRLLDFVDAEISEALQYHLRRSGMTLRLGEKVVSIGTVAPQSGARSVNNRLVEAVLESDKVLRADCLLYCVGRQGATDGLDLEKIGLSSDSRGRLAVNEHLQTAVPHIYACGDVIGFPALASTSMEQGRIAACHMFHTACTNVPEQIPYGVYAIPEISMVGWTEERLTAEGIPYESGIAQYSEIARGQLLGDLTGMLKMLIHQETHQILGVHAIGTGATELIHIGQAAIAFNATVEYFVNAVFNYPTLAECYKVAALNGLNKLRGV